A genomic segment from Thermus neutrinimicus encodes:
- the moaA gene encoding GTP 3',8-cyclase MoaA has protein sequence MKLLDNYGRVIKDLRISVTPRCNLHCLYCHPLGLEMAEPPGTLTVEEVDHFLEAASLLGLSAVRFTGGEPLVRKELPQMIERARSKEGIEDVAITTNGLLFAKRAKELVQAGLNRVNISLDAITPEVFTRITRGGKVERVLQAIDTALELGLHPVKLNAVVIRGMNEEEVVPLARLSLDRPLHMRYIEYMHLDNSDPEEYRRRFVTGKEIRARIEAAYGPLEPVPHDPTSPARVFRIPGAQGTLGFINPVTEPFCSHCSRLRLTSDKKLRPCLLTDLEMDISWAFAAEEPVEALVDAILIATNRKPAFGNTLPTLRKRVMLGIGG, from the coding sequence ATGAAGCTACTGGACAACTACGGGCGTGTTATCAAAGACCTTCGCATCTCCGTGACCCCCCGGTGTAACCTGCACTGCCTTTACTGTCATCCCTTGGGGCTGGAGATGGCCGAGCCCCCGGGAACCCTCACGGTGGAGGAGGTGGACCATTTCCTCGAGGCCGCCTCCCTCCTTGGCCTTTCCGCCGTGCGCTTCACGGGTGGGGAACCCTTGGTGCGCAAGGAGCTTCCCCAGATGATCGAACGGGCCCGGAGCAAGGAGGGCATCGAGGACGTGGCCATCACCACCAACGGCCTCCTCTTCGCCAAAAGGGCCAAGGAACTGGTGCAAGCGGGCCTGAACCGGGTGAACATCTCCTTGGACGCCATCACCCCCGAGGTCTTCACCCGCATCACCCGTGGGGGAAAGGTGGAGCGGGTCCTACAAGCTATAGATACCGCCTTGGAGCTAGGGCTTCACCCCGTCAAGCTCAACGCCGTGGTCATCCGAGGGATGAACGAGGAGGAGGTGGTGCCCCTGGCCCGGCTTTCCCTGGACCGCCCCTTGCACATGCGCTACATCGAGTACATGCACCTGGACAACTCCGACCCCGAGGAGTACCGCCGCCGCTTTGTGACCGGGAAGGAGATCCGGGCACGAATCGAGGCGGCCTACGGCCCCTTGGAACCCGTCCCCCACGACCCCACCTCCCCCGCGCGGGTCTTCAGGATTCCCGGAGCCCAGGGTACCCTGGGGTTCATCAACCCCGTGACCGAGCCCTTCTGCTCCCACTGCTCCCGGCTTCGCCTCACCTCGGACAAGAAGCTCAGGCCTTGCCTCCTCACCGACCTGGAGATGGATATCTCCTGGGCCTTTGCCGCAGAGGAACCGGTGGAGGCCCTGGTGGATGCCATCCTGATCGCCACCAACCGCAAGCCCGCCTTCGGCAACACCCTCCCCACCCTAAGGAAACGGGTCATGCTGGGGATCGGCGGATAG
- the ispH gene encoding 4-hydroxy-3-methylbut-2-enyl diphosphate reductase yields the protein MGGMGLKRVYLARPRGFCAGVVMAIQTVERWAEALKPQGELVVYHEIVHNRAVVERLKAKGVHFVEDLSELERLRWERPLAGTLVFSAHGHPPAVRRQAAEMGFHILDATCPLVTKVHTEARRYAQEGYWILLVGDSADHQEVKGTYGEAPERTILVAVHTHVGKDPRLADPRTVEVPDPERVVVLTQTTLSVEDTLRTVEILKARFPKLVVPRRKDLCYATQNRQEAVRRIAPHVDLFLVLTSPHSSNGMRLLELAQSLTGKAYRLESARDLQEEWLEGAESVGITSAASAPEDLVQELVGLLQARNPGLEVIEEGEEEDIAFRQPRVLSPEEVLQGV from the coding sequence ATGGGGGGCATGGGGCTCAAGCGGGTGTACCTGGCCCGGCCCCGGGGCTTTTGCGCCGGGGTGGTGATGGCCATCCAGACGGTGGAGCGCTGGGCGGAGGCCCTGAAACCCCAGGGGGAGCTGGTGGTGTACCACGAGATCGTCCACAACCGGGCGGTGGTGGAGCGGCTGAAGGCCAAGGGGGTGCACTTCGTGGAGGACCTCTCCGAGCTGGAGAGGCTTCGCTGGGAAAGGCCTCTGGCGGGCACCCTGGTCTTTTCCGCCCACGGCCACCCCCCGGCCGTGCGCAGGCAGGCGGCGGAGATGGGCTTCCACATCCTGGACGCCACCTGTCCCCTGGTCACCAAGGTGCACACCGAGGCCAGGCGCTACGCCCAGGAAGGGTACTGGATCCTCCTGGTGGGGGATTCCGCCGACCATCAGGAGGTGAAGGGCACCTACGGGGAGGCCCCAGAGAGGACCATCCTGGTGGCGGTGCACACCCACGTGGGCAAGGACCCCCGCCTGGCGGATCCGCGCACGGTGGAGGTTCCTGACCCGGAGCGGGTGGTGGTCCTCACCCAGACCACCTTAAGCGTGGAGGACACCCTAAGGACGGTGGAAATCCTCAAGGCCCGCTTCCCCAAGCTGGTGGTGCCCCGGCGAAAGGACCTCTGCTACGCCACCCAGAACCGCCAGGAGGCGGTCAGGCGCATCGCCCCCCATGTGGATCTCTTCCTGGTGCTCACCAGCCCTCACTCCTCCAACGGCATGCGCCTTTTGGAACTGGCCCAAAGCCTCACCGGCAAGGCCTACCGCCTGGAAAGCGCCAGGGACCTCCAGGAGGAGTGGCTTGAAGGGGCCGAAAGCGTAGGCATCACCTCCGCCGCCAGCGCCCCTGAGGACCTGGTGCAGGAGCTGGTGGGGCTTCTCCAGGCGAGAAATCCGGGCCTCGAGGTCATCGAGGAAGGGGAAGAGGAGGACATCGCCTTCCGCCAACCCCGGGTCCTGTCCCCGGAGGAGGTCTTGCAGGGTGTCTGA
- a CDS encoding polyprenyl synthetase family protein, whose translation MVPSPQEVKDALHERLLGHLAHPDPDYQRLLREYPSRGGKMLRGLLTVYAGLAHGAPLEASLWAGTALELFQNWVLVHDDIEDGSLERRGRPALHHLYPMPLALNAGDALHGEMWGLLLRGLRAGLFGPEVLAEFHQVVHRTAYGQHLDLLWTLSGRLDLAPEDYLRMVAHKAAYYTAVAPLRLGALLSGKTPPALYEEAGLKLGIAFQIMDDVLNLEGDEAYGKELAGDLHEGKRTLILIRYLQEAPEEERTRAKALLGLPREAKPEAEVRWLWERLLASGAVAWAKEEAQRLAQEGLGTLIPHLETLPERGAASHLQNLLTALVERRA comes from the coding sequence ATGGTGCCCTCCCCCCAGGAAGTGAAGGATGCCCTCCACGAAAGGCTCCTGGGTCACCTGGCCCACCCAGATCCCGATTACCAGCGGCTCCTTAGGGAGTATCCCTCCCGGGGCGGCAAGATGCTCCGGGGGCTTCTTACCGTCTACGCGGGGCTGGCCCACGGTGCCCCCCTCGAGGCCAGCCTCTGGGCAGGAACGGCCCTGGAACTTTTCCAGAACTGGGTGCTGGTCCACGACGATATCGAGGACGGCTCCCTGGAGCGCCGGGGAAGGCCTGCCCTCCACCACCTCTACCCCATGCCCTTAGCCCTGAACGCCGGGGATGCCCTGCACGGGGAGATGTGGGGGCTTTTGCTGAGGGGCCTTAGGGCGGGCCTCTTCGGTCCGGAAGTGCTGGCCGAGTTTCACCAGGTGGTGCACCGCACCGCCTACGGGCAACACCTGGACCTGCTGTGGACCCTTTCCGGCCGTCTGGACCTGGCCCCGGAGGATTACCTCCGCATGGTGGCCCACAAGGCCGCCTACTACACCGCCGTGGCCCCCTTAAGGCTCGGAGCCCTGCTTTCCGGGAAAACCCCCCCTGCCCTCTACGAGGAGGCAGGGCTAAAGCTGGGCATCGCCTTCCAGATCATGGACGACGTCCTCAACCTGGAAGGGGACGAGGCTTATGGCAAGGAGCTGGCCGGGGACCTCCACGAGGGCAAGCGCACCCTGATCCTGATCCGCTACCTTCAGGAAGCCCCCGAGGAGGAGCGCACCCGGGCCAAGGCCCTCTTGGGCCTACCCCGCGAGGCCAAGCCCGAGGCTGAGGTGAGGTGGCTTTGGGAGCGGCTCCTGGCCTCGGGTGCGGTGGCCTGGGCTAAGGAAGAAGCCCAACGGCTCGCCCAAGAGGGCCTCGGTACTCTCATCCCCCACCTGGAAACCCTACCCGAACGGGGAGCCGCCTCCCATCTGCAAAACCTTCTCACCGCCCTGGTGGAACGCAGGGCATAA
- a CDS encoding SagB/ThcOx family dehydrogenase, whose product MEKHPGKLFYRLSRLAQGEELPLKRKPKSKVYANPLETQALPTFREEGGPPLFRVLSQLRPFLPEVGSALTLKDLSQVLYPLAERSGRRGFPSAGEAYPLEAYLVVRRVEGVFPGVYHYFPKEHQLFQIAARVEEASWSEALLGLGLEQVAALLVFTLVPERSEALFGLRGYRYALLEAGYAAGLVLLAAVGQGLAAYPAETFYDEMVAHLLRLPEGEYPGVVVILGR is encoded by the coding sequence ATGGAGAAGCATCCGGGTAAGCTTTTCTACCGCCTTTCCCGCCTGGCCCAAGGGGAGGAGCTTCCCCTAAAGCGGAAGCCCAAGTCCAAGGTTTACGCCAACCCCCTGGAAACCCAGGCCCTGCCTACCTTCCGGGAGGAGGGAGGGCCGCCCTTGTTCCGGGTTCTTTCTCAGCTCAGGCCCTTCCTGCCCGAGGTGGGCTCGGCCCTGACCCTGAAGGACCTTTCCCAGGTCCTCTATCCCCTGGCGGAGCGCTCGGGAAGGCGGGGTTTCCCCTCGGCGGGGGAGGCCTACCCCTTGGAGGCCTACCTGGTGGTGCGCCGGGTGGAAGGGGTTTTCCCGGGGGTCTACCACTACTTCCCCAAGGAACACCAGCTCTTCCAGATCGCCGCCAGGGTGGAGGAGGCCTCCTGGTCGGAGGCGCTTTTGGGGCTTGGCCTCGAGCAGGTGGCGGCCCTTTTGGTCTTTACCCTGGTTCCGGAAAGGAGCGAGGCCCTGTTCGGCCTCAGGGGATACCGGTATGCCCTTCTGGAGGCGGGCTATGCGGCGGGCCTGGTGCTCCTTGCCGCCGTGGGCCAGGGGTTGGCCGCGTACCCCGCGGAAACCTTTTATGATGAGATGGTGGCTCACCTCCTGCGGTTGCCCGAGGGGGAGTACCCTGGGGTGGTGGTGATTCTGGGACGTTAA
- a CDS encoding DMT family transporter → MRRYALGLFALNLLTLLWGTTFVVVKGAVGEMAPSLLVFLRFFLASLFFLPWAWRLPKGVWGPGMELAFWLLLGYASQAVGLLYTSASRSAFITSLNVVLVPLILGLVGRRLGSVWLVALLAFLGVGFLSYDPRQPPLNVGDLWTLLTAVTYALYIVRLEVHAKAFPSLPLTAVQIFGTALLALPWAFWEGVRWEGIPWGAVLYLGVVATALTTWLQTWGQRYVPAPQAAILYTMEPVWATLFAFAVLGEKLGLLGGLGAFLVVLATFQAIRRSPA, encoded by the coding sequence ATGCGCCGCTATGCCCTGGGCCTGTTTGCCCTTAACCTCCTCACCCTTCTTTGGGGCACCACCTTTGTGGTGGTCAAGGGGGCGGTGGGGGAGATGGCCCCAAGCCTCCTGGTTTTCCTGCGCTTTTTCCTGGCCAGCCTCTTCTTCTTGCCCTGGGCTTGGCGCCTCCCCAAAGGGGTGTGGGGACCGGGGATGGAGCTGGCCTTCTGGCTTCTTCTGGGCTATGCCTCCCAGGCGGTGGGCCTCCTGTACACCTCGGCGAGCCGCAGCGCTTTCATCACCTCCTTAAACGTGGTCTTGGTCCCCTTGATCCTGGGCCTGGTGGGCCGGAGGCTTGGGAGCGTGTGGCTGGTGGCCCTTTTGGCCTTTTTGGGCGTGGGGTTTCTCTCCTATGATCCCCGGCAACCCCCCTTGAACGTGGGGGATCTCTGGACCCTTCTCACCGCGGTCACCTACGCCCTTTACATCGTGCGCCTCGAGGTGCACGCCAAGGCCTTTCCCTCCTTACCCCTCACGGCGGTACAGATCTTCGGCACGGCGCTTCTTGCCCTGCCTTGGGCCTTTTGGGAGGGGGTGAGGTGGGAAGGCATACCCTGGGGTGCCGTCCTCTACCTGGGGGTGGTGGCCACGGCCCTCACCACCTGGCTCCAAACCTGGGGGCAAAGGTACGTGCCCGCCCCTCAGGCGGCTATCCTTTACACCATGGAGCCCGTCTGGGCTACCCTCTTTGCCTTTGCCGTTTTGGGGGAAAAGCTGGGCTTACTGGGTGGGCTCGGGGCCTTTCTGGTGGTCCTGGCCACCTTCCAGGCTATCCGCCGATCCCCAGCATGA
- the glgC gene encoding glucose-1-phosphate adenylyltransferase: MVKVEVLGMILAGGQGSRLYPLTAKRAKPAVPFGAKYRIIDFVLNNFVNSGIYSIYVLTQFKAQSLTEHIQRYWRFGAFLEDHFILLVPAQMYRYEELGPVWYRGTADAIYQNLHLVHNHAPEAVAIFGGDHIFKMNVRHMVEYHYEKRADITIAAYPVPVEEARRFGVLQVDEEWRITEFQEKPQSPKPIPRKPHLALASMGNYIFRTEALFELLEADAKESASSHDFGKDVIPRALKEGYRVFAYDFHRNPIPGQEGPNLYWRDVGTLDAYFEASMDLVKVVPEFDLFNPEWPLRTANLFSPPAKFVHETGERIGRALNSLLAGGVIVSGGTVRESVLFRRVRVNSYSLVERSVLFDDVEVGRYCRIRNAIIDKDVKIPPHTEIGYDLEADRARGFTVTPEGVVVVPKGYRF, encoded by the coding sequence ATGGTTAAGGTGGAGGTTCTGGGCATGATCCTGGCGGGGGGGCAGGGGAGCCGCCTTTACCCCCTGACCGCCAAGCGGGCCAAGCCGGCGGTGCCCTTCGGGGCCAAGTATCGGATTATTGATTTTGTCCTGAACAACTTCGTAAACTCGGGCATCTACTCCATCTACGTGCTCACCCAGTTTAAGGCCCAGTCCCTCACCGAGCACATCCAGCGCTACTGGCGCTTCGGGGCCTTCCTGGAGGACCACTTCATCCTCCTGGTGCCCGCCCAGATGTACCGCTACGAGGAGCTGGGCCCCGTGTGGTACCGGGGCACCGCCGACGCCATCTATCAGAACCTGCACCTGGTGCACAACCATGCTCCGGAGGCGGTGGCCATCTTCGGCGGCGACCACATCTTCAAGATGAACGTCCGCCACATGGTGGAGTACCATTACGAGAAGCGGGCCGACATCACCATCGCCGCTTACCCCGTACCCGTGGAGGAGGCCCGGCGCTTTGGGGTTTTGCAGGTGGACGAGGAGTGGCGCATCACCGAGTTCCAGGAAAAGCCCCAAAGCCCCAAGCCCATTCCCCGCAAGCCCCACCTGGCCTTAGCCTCCATGGGCAACTACATCTTCCGCACCGAGGCCCTCTTTGAACTCCTGGAGGCCGACGCCAAGGAGAGCGCCTCCAGCCACGACTTCGGCAAGGACGTGATCCCTAGGGCCCTCAAGGAGGGGTATCGGGTCTTCGCCTACGACTTTCACCGCAACCCCATCCCCGGCCAGGAGGGTCCCAACCTGTACTGGCGGGACGTGGGTACCCTGGACGCCTACTTTGAGGCCAGCATGGATCTGGTGAAGGTGGTCCCCGAGTTCGACCTCTTTAACCCCGAGTGGCCCTTAAGGACCGCCAACCTCTTCAGCCCCCCCGCCAAGTTCGTCCACGAGACGGGGGAACGTATAGGGCGGGCGCTGAACAGCCTTCTGGCCGGTGGGGTCATCGTGAGCGGGGGGACGGTGCGGGAGTCGGTCCTCTTCCGGCGGGTGCGGGTGAACTCCTACAGCCTGGTGGAGCGCTCCGTCCTCTTTGACGACGTGGAGGTGGGCCGCTACTGCAGGATCCGCAACGCCATCATCGATAAGGACGTGAAGATCCCCCCCCATACCGAGATCGGCTATGACCTCGAGGCCGACCGGGCCCGGGGGTTCACCGTGACCCCGGAAGGGGTGGTGGTGGTGCCCAAGGGGTACCGCTTCTAG
- a CDS encoding response regulator transcription factor, with the protein MARILLVEDDPQVGELVKRFLEKEGLLVVWARTGREALRQAWEGARPDLVVLDRGLPDLEGLEVLKSLRDLDPMLPVLLLTGKADEDSRVEGLLEGADDYLGKPFSLKELLARIKALLRRSGKEGRRHFGPLELDLEAKKAYLEGELLKLSATETKLLFALAQAPGRVYTREELLERVWGPEFEGSERVVDAYIRLLRKKLKDDPQSPRFIETVVGMGYRFLGQ; encoded by the coding sequence ATGGCGCGGATTCTCTTGGTGGAGGATGATCCCCAGGTGGGGGAGCTGGTCAAGAGGTTTCTGGAAAAAGAGGGGCTTTTGGTGGTGTGGGCCCGCACGGGGAGGGAGGCCTTACGGCAAGCCTGGGAAGGGGCCAGGCCGGACCTGGTGGTCCTGGACCGGGGCCTTCCCGACCTGGAGGGCCTCGAGGTCCTCAAGTCCTTGCGGGACCTGGACCCAATGCTTCCGGTTTTGCTCCTAACCGGTAAGGCGGACGAGGATAGCCGGGTGGAGGGCCTTTTAGAGGGGGCGGACGATTACCTGGGCAAGCCCTTTTCCCTGAAGGAGCTTTTGGCCCGCATCAAGGCCCTCCTGCGCCGAAGCGGCAAGGAGGGAAGACGGCATTTCGGTCCTTTGGAGCTGGACCTGGAGGCCAAGAAGGCCTACCTGGAAGGAGAGCTCCTGAAGCTTTCCGCCACGGAGACCAAACTGCTTTTCGCCCTGGCCCAGGCCCCGGGAAGGGTATACACCCGAGAGGAGCTTTTGGAAAGGGTCTGGGGGCCCGAGTTTGAGGGCTCGGAGCGGGTGGTGGACGCCTATATCCGCCTCCTTCGCAAAAAGCTCAAGGACGATCCCCAAAGCCCCCGGTTCATTGAAACCGTGGTGGGGATGGGTTACCGCTTCCTGGGCCAGTGA
- a CDS encoding gamma-glutamylcyclotransferase family protein: MERVFVYGTLKRGERNYPLVESRVVKVLPGYVEGFQLFHLAEGPSRPYPYPGMVPGEGRVYGEVLFVPEEVLALLDELEEEGVEYRRVRVLVETGEGPLPAWTYVYQGDLEGAVWLPQGEWQP; encoded by the coding sequence ATGGAGCGGGTGTTTGTGTACGGCACCCTAAAGCGGGGGGAAAGGAACTACCCCTTGGTGGAAAGCCGGGTGGTAAAGGTCCTGCCTGGGTACGTGGAGGGGTTTCAGCTCTTTCACCTGGCCGAGGGGCCTAGCCGTCCATACCCTTATCCCGGCATGGTTCCCGGGGAGGGAAGGGTCTATGGGGAGGTCCTCTTTGTGCCAGAGGAGGTCCTCGCCCTATTGGATGAGCTGGAGGAGGAGGGGGTGGAGTACCGGCGGGTTAGGGTTCTGGTGGAAACGGGGGAGGGTCCCCTTCCCGCCTGGACCTACGTTTACCAGGGGGACCTCGAGGGGGCGGTTTGGCTGCCCCAGGGGGAGTGGCAGCCCTAG
- a CDS encoding tetratricopeptide repeat protein yields MLQDLEAKALAGDAEAQALVHLLRLLRRKAYQEARAYAEGFPGELRERLLAGLSLLEEAPDRLEDPLFAAEREVLLGVRAVGEGRREEAEARFQRALALDPYHHRALTNLGNLYLERGEVEAALDLYQRALKLAPDDPLVHENLAALYKKKGDLDRMVAHLKRATRLKMGPPVSLDPLTGKPKRSFRIPLWVWVSLLALLAYLFLKKP; encoded by the coding sequence ATGCTTCAGGACCTCGAGGCCAAGGCCCTGGCGGGGGATGCGGAGGCCCAGGCCCTGGTGCACCTTCTCCGGCTCCTAAGGCGCAAGGCCTACCAGGAGGCCAGGGCCTATGCGGAGGGGTTCCCCGGGGAGCTTAGGGAGAGGCTTTTGGCCGGGCTTAGCCTGCTGGAGGAAGCCCCTGACCGCCTGGAGGACCCCCTCTTCGCCGCGGAAAGGGAGGTGCTCTTGGGGGTAAGGGCCGTGGGGGAGGGGAGGAGGGAGGAGGCCGAGGCCCGTTTTCAAAGGGCCCTGGCCCTGGACCCCTACCACCACCGGGCCCTCACTAACCTGGGCAACCTTTACCTGGAAAGGGGGGAGGTGGAGGCGGCCTTGGACCTTTACCAGCGGGCTTTGAAACTGGCCCCGGACGACCCCTTGGTCCACGAGAACCTGGCGGCCCTTTATAAGAAGAAGGGGGATCTGGACAGGATGGTGGCCCACCTGAAGCGGGCCACCCGCCTCAAGATGGGCCCACCTGTCTCCTTAGATCCCCTGACGGGAAAACCCAAGCGGTCTTTCCGCATCCCCCTTTGGGTGTGGGTTTCCCTCCTCGCCCTCCTGGCCTACCTTTTCCTGAAGAAGCCCTAG
- a CDS encoding glycogen synthase, whose protein sequence is MKVLMAAPEAYPLVKVGGLADVVGALPKALRPLGVEATVLLPWHRGLEAQGVGEVAYAFAGREERAPLGERVEGGVRFLLLAVPGFERDRVYGYPDDPERYLRFAVAAGQAAQGFDLVHAHDWTAALLALTAPVPVVYTIHNLAHQGLLDPALFFHWTGLPWSLFHMEALEFHGQVNLMKGGIVFARAVTTVSPSYAEEIQTPEFGMGLDGVLRRHRGKLLGILNGLDLEVFDPARDPHLPAPYSREDVRGKALAQKALSERTGLARPLLAYVGRVDGQKGLDLILEAIPRFKELGFRLLVQGVGEEGLAQALRQAEEGNPGFVRFVEAYDEGLARLAYAGADALLVPSRFEPCGLVQMIAQRYGTPPVARAVGGLKDTIEDGRTGVLFQSYHPEGLLYGVLRLFRLGPEALGLRGMEKDFSWERSARAYLEVYRRALG, encoded by the coding sequence ATGAAGGTCCTCATGGCGGCCCCTGAGGCCTATCCCCTGGTGAAGGTGGGGGGGCTTGCCGATGTGGTGGGGGCCCTGCCCAAGGCCTTAAGGCCCTTGGGGGTGGAGGCCACGGTGCTCCTCCCCTGGCACCGGGGGCTCGAGGCCCAAGGGGTGGGGGAGGTGGCCTACGCCTTTGCGGGCCGGGAGGAGAGGGCGCCTTTAGGGGAGCGGGTGGAAGGGGGGGTGCGGTTTCTCCTCCTTGCGGTGCCCGGGTTTGAACGTGACCGGGTCTACGGCTACCCCGACGACCCCGAGCGCTACCTCCGCTTTGCCGTGGCGGCGGGCCAGGCGGCCCAGGGGTTTGACCTGGTCCACGCCCACGACTGGACGGCCGCGCTCCTTGCCCTGACCGCCCCTGTGCCTGTGGTCTACACCATCCACAACCTGGCCCACCAGGGCCTTTTGGACCCGGCCCTCTTCTTCCACTGGACGGGGCTTCCTTGGAGCCTTTTCCATATGGAGGCCCTGGAGTTCCACGGCCAGGTGAACCTGATGAAGGGGGGCATCGTCTTCGCCCGGGCGGTGACCACGGTGAGCCCCTCGTATGCGGAGGAGATCCAGACCCCGGAGTTCGGCATGGGGCTGGATGGGGTGCTGAGGCGCCATAGGGGCAAGCTTTTGGGCATTCTGAACGGATTGGACCTGGAGGTCTTTGATCCCGCCCGGGACCCCCACCTTCCTGCCCCTTACTCCCGGGAGGATGTGAGGGGCAAGGCCCTGGCGCAAAAGGCCCTCTCTGAGCGCACAGGGCTAGCCCGGCCCCTTTTGGCCTATGTGGGCCGGGTGGATGGACAAAAGGGACTGGATCTGATCCTGGAGGCCATCCCACGTTTTAAGGAGCTGGGCTTTCGCCTCCTGGTCCAGGGGGTGGGGGAGGAGGGTCTGGCGCAAGCCCTGAGGCAAGCGGAGGAGGGGAATCCCGGCTTCGTACGCTTTGTGGAGGCCTACGACGAGGGCCTGGCCCGCCTGGCCTACGCGGGGGCGGACGCCCTTTTGGTGCCGAGCCGCTTTGAACCCTGCGGCCTGGTGCAGATGATCGCCCAGCGCTACGGCACCCCGCCCGTGGCCCGGGCGGTGGGGGGGCTTAAGGACACCATAGAGGATGGCCGCACGGGGGTGCTCTTCCAGAGTTACCATCCCGAAGGCCTCCTCTACGGGGTCTTGCGCCTTTTCCGCTTGGGGCCGGAGGCCTTGGGCCTAAGGGGCATGGAAAAGGACTTTTCCTGGGAAAGGTCCGCCCGGGCCTACCTGGAGGTCTACCGAAGGGCCTTGGGCTAA
- the dusA gene encoding tRNA dihydrouridine(20/20a) synthase DusA, whose translation MSDHRLSVAPMVDRTDRHFRYLVRQISRKVRLYTEMTVDQAVLRGKAERLLAFHPEEHPIALQLAGSDPKSLAEAARIGQAWGYDEVNLNLGCPSEKAQEGGFGACLLLDPVRVREILKAMVEAVAIPVTVKLRLGVEGESYPRLARWVESYAETGVRIFIVHARSALLNLSTWKNREVPPLRHEWVHRLKGDFPHLTFVLNGGVRTLEEALPHLGKVDGVMMGRAVYEDPFVLAEADRQVFGMEARPSRHEVASRMRLYLEAEAQKGTPPWAVLRHMLNLFRGQPGGRLWRRLLAEGRSLSALDQALGLLQEKVGQEGEEGNPHPKGDAERPLGFSRQGI comes from the coding sequence GTGTCTGACCACCGCCTCTCCGTGGCCCCCATGGTGGACCGGACGGACCGGCACTTCCGCTACCTGGTCCGCCAGATCAGCCGCAAGGTCAGGCTCTACACGGAGATGACCGTGGACCAGGCGGTGCTTCGGGGAAAAGCGGAAAGGCTTCTTGCCTTTCACCCCGAGGAGCACCCCATCGCCCTACAGCTTGCGGGTTCGGACCCCAAGAGCCTGGCGGAGGCGGCGCGGATAGGCCAGGCCTGGGGATACGACGAGGTGAACCTTAACCTGGGTTGCCCTTCGGAAAAGGCCCAGGAAGGGGGGTTTGGCGCCTGCCTCCTCCTGGACCCCGTAAGGGTGAGGGAGATCCTTAAGGCCATGGTGGAGGCGGTGGCAATCCCCGTCACGGTAAAGCTCCGCCTGGGGGTGGAAGGGGAAAGCTACCCCCGCCTTGCCCGCTGGGTGGAAAGCTATGCGGAAACGGGGGTGCGGATCTTCATCGTCCACGCCCGGAGCGCCCTCCTTAACCTCTCCACCTGGAAAAACCGGGAGGTTCCCCCCTTGCGCCACGAATGGGTCCACCGGCTCAAGGGAGATTTCCCCCACCTCACCTTCGTCCTGAACGGGGGGGTGCGAACCCTGGAGGAAGCCCTTCCCCACCTGGGGAAGGTGGACGGGGTCATGATGGGCCGGGCGGTCTACGAGGACCCCTTTGTGTTGGCGGAGGCGGACCGGCAGGTGTTCGGGATGGAGGCAAGGCCAAGCCGCCACGAGGTGGCCTCGCGCATGCGGCTCTACCTGGAAGCGGAGGCGCAAAAGGGTACCCCCCCGTGGGCGGTGCTGAGGCACATGCTGAACCTCTTCCGGGGACAACCCGGGGGGCGGCTCTGGCGGCGCCTCCTTGCGGAAGGGCGTTCCCTGAGCGCCTTGGACCAGGCCCTAGGGCTTCTTCAGGAAAAGGTAGGCCAGGAGGGCGAGGAGGGAAACCCACACCCAAAGGGGGATGCGGAAAGACCGCTTGGGTTTTCCCGTCAGGGGATCTAA